The sequence CGCTTTTTCCAATCGGCTGCGTCAAAACGCTCTAACCAGTACTCAATTGATTTTTTGGCAGCACCGGCATCCATTCCCTTAAGCTGTGTCAGATACATCAGCTGGTCAAAGACTTTCATTTTTTTATATAGTCCACGCTCTTCCGGCATATAGCCAATCATGCGCTGGGTTTCAGGACTTGCAACCAATCCGTTTATGGTGACTTCTCCGGAATCAGGTGTAAGAATGAAGTTTATCATTCGGATGGTGGTGGTTTTCCCGGCTCCATTTGGTCCAAGTAAACCGAAAATCCGGCCTTCGTTTACATCAAAACTGACTCCATTCACCGCTTTGGTTTTTCCAAAGGATTTATAGATGTCTTTAACCTCAATAACTGCCATGGTGTATCCTATCCTCTAATGTATGGTTGTTGGCTTAATTTCAAATAGTGTAAAAGTGGCACTTGCTTAATTAGTCGAAAAGTATTCTTTATAATTACAGAATATTTTTAACTCCCGAATTTATTTCAAGTAGCAATTTACTTTGCAAGATGCCCAAAGATTTCTTATTTCCCATTATAATAAATCATAACGAGTGAAAGGGAAATAGGTTACTAAAAAGATGCACATTATTCACTTAAGTGCTGAATGTTACCCGGCCGCAAAAGCCGGAGGCCTTGCGGATGTCGTTGGTTCACTTCCAAAGTATTTAAATCAGCTTGATCATCATTGTGAAGTGGTGATCCCAAAGTATGACAACCATTGGATAGGTTCTCAGGACTATGAAACGGTATTTGAAAGTGCTTTTTCGATGGCTTCAGAGCAGGTTCGCTTTTTAGTATTGAAAATGAAGGAAGATAAACTTGGATTCCCTTTCTATGTGATTGATATACCTGGGAGATTTGATCGCCCGGGTATTTATATAGACCCATGGTCAGGTCGAGGCTACTGGGACGAGCTGGAACGCTTTGTGAGTTTTCAGATTGCCAGCCTGGAGTGGATTAAAAGTCGGGACGAAAAACCTGAGCTGGTTCACTGTCATGATCACCACACGGGCTTGGTGCCTTTTATGCTATCCGAATGTAACCGCTATCGTGATATGGCGGATATTCCTACTGTAATAACCGTTCATAATGCAGAATATCATGGCGAACACGACCTTGACAGCTATAAGTTATTACCTGCATTCAATATTAATAATCTTGGATTGTTAGATTGGGACGGAAGAATGAATTCCCTGGCGGCCGGGCTGAAATCATCCTGGCAAATCACGACCGTCTCTGAAAACTATATGAAGGAACTGGCTGATAACAGCAGCGGACTAGAGCTATTGTTTGAGCAAGAGCAGGAAAAATCAACGGGTATTATTAACGGGATTGATACCGAAGTTTGGGATCCTAACACCGATGACCTCATTGAATATAACTTCAGTTTTAGGAACCGAAAGAAGGGGAAAAGCGAGAACAAAACTTATCTGTGTAAGGAATTTGGACTGAATCCTGAATTACCGACCATCGCATTTATCGGGCGTTTGGTTCGGGAGAAAGGGGCAGATTTATTGCCGGATTTATTTAAACAGGTAATGTATTCGGATCAGGAAGTTAATTTTGTATTATTAGGAACGGGTGACCCTCAATTGCATCAAATTTTTGCCCGTATGGAAAGTGATCATGTTGGATATTTTGATGCTACGTTGGAGTATAATGAGAAGCTGGCACATCAGATTTACGCAGGTTCCGATTTTATATTAATGCCTTCAAGGGTTGAGCCTTGTGGTTTAAATCAAATGTTTGCTATGCGTTATGGAACGGTTCCCATAGTTCGAGCCGTTGGTGGATTAAAAGATTCGGTAAAAGATATCTCTGAAAAAAA comes from Balneola sp. and encodes:
- a CDS encoding glycogen synthase → MHIIHLSAECYPAAKAGGLADVVGSLPKYLNQLDHHCEVVIPKYDNHWIGSQDYETVFESAFSMASEQVRFLVLKMKEDKLGFPFYVIDIPGRFDRPGIYIDPWSGRGYWDELERFVSFQIASLEWIKSRDEKPELVHCHDHHTGLVPFMLSECNRYRDMADIPTVITVHNAEYHGEHDLDSYKLLPAFNINNLGLLDWDGRMNSLAAGLKSSWQITTVSENYMKELADNSSGLELLFEQEQEKSTGIINGIDTEVWDPNTDDLIEYNFSFRNRKKGKSENKTYLCKEFGLNPELPTIAFIGRLVREKGADLLPDLFKQVMYSDQEVNFVLLGTGDPQLHQIFARMESDHVGYFDATLEYNEKLAHQIYAGSDFILMPSRVEPCGLNQMFAMRYGTVPIVRAVGGLKDSVKDISEKNGYGITFEDFSLEAASNAISRAVDLYKDSKQYSEVLSKVMKLDFSWKNSAQEYIKMYKALTRK